The DNA sequence GTGGTGCAAACATTCGTTGCTGTCTTGATATCCGGGATTTCTTCTCGTGATTCATGAATTCAACAGAACCAGCCCTACAGCTTCAaattgaaagcgaaaagTACGTCGTCAGGCACTGGACGCCTAAAGATCAAGAACCTCTTGTCAAAATCGTGCAGGCTAGTCTAGCCTCCTCTGGAGGGCAATTCAAGCCAGAGGGACGAGACAAAGACCTTATGCACGTGGAAGAATACTACTGGAAGAATGACAGAGGCGAATTTTTCACCATTGAAAAGGCAACAAAGGGAGCTGACTCGGAGGTAGTTGGGTGCGCGGGATATTACGACGTATCGACGGAGAGAGGTGAACCAAGCGTGGAGGTGAGAAAAATGTATCTGAAGCCGGAAGCGAGAGGAAAGGGAATTGCTCGAGCAACGTTGTCTATGATGGAagaacgaattcgacgtaAAGGCTTTAGAACGATTTTCTTACACACGCACAGCAGGCTTGAGAGGGCGCGTCGGTTGTACGAAGCAGCTGGATACGCCAGTTCGCCCGGATTTATTACTGCGGGTGATACATTATTGAAAAAGACTCTTGATTGATACATTTGTAGAAAAAAAGTCTTCTCAATACtgaagcctaaatattttatATTTCCAATTGAGGAGGGAGTCTACACTGCTACTTTAGATGCAGAGAAAGGGCCGTTCTTCTAAAATTTTTGAGTAGCACGTCTcgcgttaattaattaatgaacgCAGGTCAATATATCTTGACGTTGTGTTATCCGGGATTCCTTATAGGACTCAGTTGCAATGAGTAGAGATTCGAGGGAACGAGTTCTAGAGCTTCACGTTGGGAACGAAAAATACGTTGTGAGAGACTGGACGCCTGAAGATCGGGAACCTCTTGTCAAAATCGTGCAGGATATTCTCATTTCTGTGCGAGGGCAATTGCAACCAGAGGGGCGAGACAGAGACCTTTTGCACGTAGAAGAATACTACTGGAAGAATGACAGGGGCGAATTTTTCACCATCGAAGACACAACAAATGAAGCTGATTCAAAGGTAGTTGGGTGTGCAGGATATTATGACGTGTCAACGGCGAGAGGCGAACCGAGCGTGGAGGTGAGAAAAATGTATCTGAAGCCGGAGGCGAGAGGAAAGGGAATTGCTCGAGCAACTCTAGCAATGTTGGAAGAAAGGATTCGACGTAAAGGTttcaagacgattttcttacACACGCACAGCAAGCTGACGAGGGCGCGTCGATTGTGGGAAGCGGCCGGATACGCCAACTCGCCCGGATTTATTACTGCAGGTGACACACTATTGAAAAAAACTCTTGATTGATAGATTcataagaaataaaataagtCACCTTTGACTTGTAAAATTTTCAGTTGATTTGAGGGTGGAGTTCGCACTGTAGAACGAAAAAGATGTTTCATAGTGAGTTTTATAGCACACTTCACCTTATTGAACGCAGGCATTGATCCTCTTATCTGAGAACGTCGTGGCATGACGAAAGGGGCGGGGCCATATACAGTATGTATGAGAGCCACCTCTTTCGGGCTAATATTCTCAGTACAGTACCTAAAGCGTATGCGTTCTTTCTCGTAATGAAGAGGAAATGAGTTCACGAGCTTCACGTTGCGGACGAAAGCTACGTTGTGAGAAACTGGACGCCTAAAGATCGGGAACCTCTTGTCAAAATTGTGCAAGATATTCTGGCTTCTTTTGGACTGCCATTCAAGCCAGAGCAACACAGAGACGTTTTTCACGTCGAATATTGCTACTGGGAGGATGACAAAGGCGAATTTTTCGTCATCGAAGATGTAACAAATAAAAAGGCCGAACTAAATTTAGTTGGGTGTGCAGGATATTACGACGTGTCCAGGGAGAGAGGTgaaaggtgagaaaaatGTATCTGAAGCCGGAGGCGAGAGGAAAGGGAATCGCTCGAGCAACGCTAGCTATGTTGGAAGAGAAGATTCAACGTAAAGGTTTCAAAACGATTTTCTTACAAACGCACAGCAAGCTTGAGAGGGCGCGTAGGTTGTACGAAGCAGCTGGATACGTCAACTCGCCCGGCATTATTACAGCGGGCGACACActattgaaaaaaacgctcgaTTGATAGATTtgtaagaaataaaataattcacCCCGTGACTTGTAAAAATTCCATTGATTTGAGGGGTAGAGTTCGCactaaagaaggaaaagatgtTTCAGAGTGAGTTTTATAGAACACTTCACCTTATTGAACGCAGGCGTCGATTCTCTCATCTGCTTTCTATAGTAATGAACCCCTGCAAACATAAACGTCATTACAATAGATAGTCAGCGTCGTTTTATCTGGAGCTGGGCATGACGAAATCAGAGCCACCTCTTGACTTATTCACAGTTCTCAGTACGGGACCCTTAAAAGATCATCGTAATGAATAGAGATTCCAAAAAACGAGTTCTTCAGCTTCACGTTGGGAACGACAACTACGTTGTGAGACACTGGACGCCTAAAGATAGGGATCCTGTTGTCAAAATCGTGCGGGATATTATCGTTTCTGTGGGAGTGCAATAGGAGCCAGAGGGACAACGACACAGAGACGTTCTTCATGTAAAAGATTGCTACTTGAAAGATGACAAAGGCGAATTTTTCGCCATCGAAGATGTAACAAATGGAAAGGCCGAGTTATTTGGGTGTGGGACGTGTCCAGAGAGCGAGGCGAACCGAGCGTGGAGGTGAAAAAAATGTATCTGAAGCCGGAGGCGAGAGGAAAGGGAATTGCTCGAGCAACGCTAGCTATATGATGGAAGAGAGGATTCGACGTAGAGATTTCAAAACGATTTTCTTACAAACAAACACCAACCTCGAGAGGGCGCGTAGGCTGTATGAAGCAGCCGGATACGTCAAATCACACGGAATTATTACTGTAGGCAACACTATTGAAAAAACGCTTgattgaaaaataaaaatttgtgAGCACTGTACCGCCAAATCATTTgcttttagagtcaaagtccCTAGTCCACCTAGAAGAGTATGTGTACCAATGTCACGGTTCATTTCCCCGCCTCGCTTGAGATCACGAATAGCCCTAACAGTagcaagaaagaaatgcTAAGCTGACGCTTTCTCAACTCACATCACTGCGCGACGATCAGAGCGATTCGTACACGCATCTTCGAAGTAAATCATTCATAGGTTGGTTCTTATACGTACGTACCCCCAGTCTGCAAGGCGTgtgcgaaagaaaaaacgacaaaaaaaagcCAGTGGCTTTGTCAGCTCGATGTCGCCTCGTCTCCATTCGCGCCCTCCTCCGCTTTGCTCTGTTCCTCGACGCCCGCCTGTTTCATCAGCTCCCCTATGTTTTTCTCGAGGTCGTCTAGACGACTGCTCATATCGTCCAGTGGGAGAAGATCGTGCGAGTCAAGGTTATTAATAGTCTATCGCCTACGAAATTTTCGCGTCACTGCGACTCTACGAGAAGGATATTTCTTCCGAGGATTTGGTCCGACATCGTTTGGAATTTGTCTTGCTAAAAGAATCGACTCCTATACAAAGCGTTTGATAGTGCAGAAGCGGATACCATTTGTTGAAGGAGGCCCTGAACCTGCGCGAAAGGAACAAAAGCCTTTCAtctcgaaaacgagcgagaAATCGCCTTACGAAACCAGAAAGATCTTGAACGTTCTCCGCTTGACCCTTATCGTCGCTCATCgctgaaagaagaagtgTTGCCAGTGGCGAAAAACGCACGCTACTGACGCTAGCAGTAGCGCGCTGCTCCCCCGGAAGTGGACAGTAaacaatttttgaaattacAGTACTTGCTGTCATGCATTAGTAATGCCGTGCTTGTCTTTGTTAAAATCTTCTTCTtgctcctcgtcgtcgtcgtttcctctaggcgattttctcttcaatagTTCCATTGCTTCTTTGCCTGTGATTTTTGCATCATTCcattgttttttcttttcttcattcCAGTGAGAAGATCTTATTGCCACAATCAAGAGTACTAAAACGATAAATGAGCCGCAAAGGCTCACAGCCAAGAGAACTGCAAAGACACAGTCACAGTGCTCTGTCAATGGACTGCCAGTCACCATTTCTGTACTACCTGCAGTTGACAAAAACGTCTTACGAGAAGAATTGCTTAGTGACGACCTTCtagcatcgtcgtcggcgtcgtcatcaaaCGCCACTGGTTCCTTCGTACCGTACAAAACGAGAGTCCAATCAACTAACTCAGGATTGACTCGAGCGCCTTTGTGTTCAACAGACAACGTCCAAATTCCCGCCGGATCTTCGCCCCAGTTGTGAGTCGTCATAAACGGCCATTCATGAAAACCCGCCTGGCTCTTGTCGTTCGGTCGATAGTGAAGCAACTGGGAGCGCGTACCGCTGGGCGACGTGAGAGCAATGCTGATCGATCCTCGGGGATTAGCATAGATGGTGACGCGAGCCTGAACGTGCTCGAGGTACCGCACCTCGGCGTCGCTACCTCGGCATCCGTCCGTGCTCAGACGAAGTTCAAGTCCGGCAACGGGAACGGAATGCCGCCTGCGCTCCGACACTTCGCAGACGTGCTGCGACGGCACGGTCGTCCACAGACGAGCGTGATTGACGAGAGACGCGGCATCAATAATGCCGTAACCGAACTTGTGGCTCACTTTCCGACCGACACCGTTCGTCGTCCAGTCCAAGCCATTTGGACTAACAACGCGCGACGAGCGAACAACGATATGCTGCACGTCGCGCCAGGTTAAATCGGggctaaaagagaagataaATATTAGTTTGATTTCAGTTTTGTGTTGTCACTTCGCTTCCAAGGCCAAAGCCAATAAGCCAGCTGCTAGAGGAGCCGATGCCGAGGTGCCGCTGTGTTCCGTCGTGCACTTGCCGTGAAGATCGGTCGATGACTgtaaggaaaaggaaaatcaaCCTAGAGAtggcgtcgatgacgttAGAAagcttctcgacgtcatcgatgctAACATTCCTTTGCGCTCTTACGATCATCTTTGACGGATTGTTTCCGCTGCTAAATGTCGAcgccaacgtcgacgagcacgATTCGAGATACCAGGGCACGACGCCGGAGCTTGTCGCCGAGCTGATCGATAACGTGTAAATGCTGTTCGTGTAACCGTCGCAGTTGCAACAGTCGTGATCACGACCCCCGTTGCCAGACGCCCAGACGAATATCGAGCCACGTCCGTTGCGGCCCTACACGGAACGTTCTCTTCCCATTCCGATTCGGCACGTGCATTTCGACAGACCTTTTCAACGCCGTCCTTCAGTACTTGGCGGGTGAGACGACCTGGTCCGTCGACCGTTGCTCCGTCGTCATCGGGACCCCAGCTGCTGCTGTAAATGTCTACGTGCTGCGGATTCAATCCGAGAGAGCGAGCTTCGGTTGAATCGGTGATGACGCCATCGAGCATGCGAACACCTAGATATAATAGGAGAGACGGTGGACGTTGTGCTCGTACGAACTCCAGCTGACTTGCCTCCGATTTTTGAACTGAATGCGACGCCTACTCCACATATGCTGTTTTTGGTCGCAGCTACTTCGCCAGCGCACCGTGTGCCGTGccttcaaaaattaatttagcGAATATCGTCTATCAGCGCTCAGCATTATACCTGTTTTCTTCATACGAGGAATACGTGTACCTCGGGAAGGggtcttcgtcgttgtcattCGCATCGTAGCTAGCCTGGTCATCCTAAACAGAATAAGGCGTGTAGCACGAAATTTAGAGACCTCTGGTAATCGTACGTAGTTGTCTTTTATATCTGGATGAGTGTACTCAATACCTAACGAACACCGAGGAAGAAAATTGTCGGTATTGAAGTCAAACTGGATGCGACTAACCGTCGTCGAGAATActaacgacgacgtcctttCCACTGATGCCCTGCTTCCAGACAGGCATTACGTTGTGATCCATACCGTCAGGACGACGCTGAAGTTGCACGATTAAAATTTGTCTGCATTGGATGTTTCTTACCAGATACCATTGCCGTGGCCAAAGAGGATCCTTTGGAACGCTAAACTCTCTCTTCACCCTTTTACGCCCGACTTGCTGCTCGACCCATTGTACCTAGAAACGGATCTCAGATATATATCCGCCTCCTCCATCATTGTCAGTCCTCTTTCACCTCCGGTTCAGCGCGCAGACGACGCGTTAGCAAGTGGGCCGATCTCTTTGATCGACGAGGGTGCGAAGGACGAacaaacgagaaaaaagactcGAGGGAACCGATCTGAGGCAAAGGAGATACGAGTAAAGGCGGGGATTGCGTTTCGATCAATACTCACCAAGCCGCGGTTCACGTAGCCGTACTTCTCTGCAAGCCGATcggctttctcttttccccCGTCCAACTCTACTATCCATTCGTTTGTGAAGTACGCATTCTCGTTGGCCCCAATCGCTGCGACGGCGCAACaaatgagaaaaaacaaaaacggGAGCAGTGTCGGCTCATCTCCTCTCATCGTCGGGTGCGAATGAAACGCAGACGTAAAGTAAGGCTATTTATCGGCCCGTTATTAGTTAGGGGCACTGCTTTATAACAACTCCTACTCTGCTAAGATTACAGCAGTTTAGAAATAAGTTTACATATTACGTGAAAGCGTACATTTACTAAAGAGCAACTGTTACGTCccaatttatttttatcaTCACGAGTTGAAGAATTCATCGACAAACGAATTCATGTACACGACTTCTTACTTTTCGATAAAATgttgacggaatatataaaatCCTACAGACGATCTCCGGCCCGATTCAGCTCTTcgtactcgtcgtcgtcggaccgATCGCCGGAAAGACTGAACTCGGCGTCGGTCGTCAGCGGATGGTACTTCGTCACTTTTCTGCACCAACCtggacgcgacgacgacttggcAACGACGATCAAAAGCACGATAACTGCAATTCCGATGACGCTTCCTAAACAGAGTCCCGCACGTTACGTCGAATCAACTGACCGAATGCTGAGTCCACTTACCAATCACGGCAATCAAATAGCGACGTTTCGGTTGAGAGGAGGCGCCGATTTTATCAGGAGTCGAAGTGCGATGCTTGTCTTCTGTTGGAGAAGTTTCTAGAGAAGACCGGCTGTCAGCCCGTTCGGTCGCAGATCCTGGGATTTGAGACGGAACGATGCACTTCGTCGTGTGAAGACTCTTCGAGCAGTCGCAGCATCGAGCCGATTTCGAACGAATCTCCTTGTCCGAGCAACAGCGAAGACACCGGCTAGTCACCTTGTGAAAAAGACGCGCATCTTGGCACGACAGACACGAGGCAGgaccgtcgccgttgcaCGACAAGCACGACGAATCGCACGGTCGGCAAGAGTCGTCTTGGGCGCGATATTCGTTCGACTTGCATTCAGAAACGCATCGGCCTTCGTAAACGACTCGATCGGCGGTACAGGCGAGGCAGTCTTGTCTACCACCGCCAGAACAAGTCCGACAGTCGACGTGGCACTTACGACACGATCGGAATTCTTTGTAATAGCCGATAGGACAGGCCGTCAAGCATTGGCTGCCGTCGAAGAGAATCTCCTTCGTCTTACAGCTAACGCACGAATcgcgtccgccgccgcgacaCGTCTGACACGACTCGTCGCATTGTTTGCACTTGCGTGTCGTTTCGTTATGGTGAACCGTTTCGTTAGAGTAAAAGCCTCCAGGACAGGTCGACGAGCattttttctcgacgaggaCGGCGTTGCCGAGACACTTCGTACAGTTCGTCTCGAGCGGTCCGTCGCAGGCAAGACAGGATCCGTGGCACGGGCTACAgcgtcgtccgtcgtcgacttGCTCCACGTACATTCCGTCGGGACAACGATCGACGCACTGGCCGTCGAATTTGATCAATCTCTCGACGCATTTCAGACACGCGTTGCTGCTCGGTCCTCGGCACGCCGAACACGACTCGTCGCACGGCCGACACGTCTTGTCCGCCGAGTCGTAGTAGCCGTCCGGACACGAGTCGacgcacgacgtcgattgtgCGAAGTAGAAGAATCGGGTCGCGCATTCGGTGCACTCGTTCGCCGTCGGACCGTCGCACTTGGCGCATCGGGCGTCGCAGTCTCGgcatcgacgatcgacggaaCTGGCGTAGCTTCCGCTTTGGCAATGTTCGACACAATGCGAGCCGTCCAAATAGGCCGTTTCGTCCGCGCACGAGAGACAGTCgtcagcgtcgtcgccttcgcacGACTCGCACGAGGAATGACACGGCAAACACGAATCGAGCTCGACATCGAGCCAGTAGTGCTGAGCAGGACAACTGGAGACGCACGAGCCGTTGAACACTTTAAGATCGTCCGCACACTTGGTACACGCTACTCTGCTGTCGTTGTCCCCGTCGGACATTTCGTCCCCCTCGGACACTTCGCATCGAAGGCATTCGGCTTCGCACGAATCGCACCGCATTGCTGTACGATTGACGTAGTATCTGTCCGGACAACGCGTCAAACATTCGCCGCTTTGCGTCAGAAGAACTTTTCCGTCGGCGCAGCTCGTGCACGTTTCGCTCGCGCCGTAGCACGTATGACAGGCGTCGCTACAGGGACGACAAACGTGCGTCGAATGATCGTGCCACGTTCCGGCTGAACAGGACGTCGCGCACGACGGTCCGTCGCGTACAAATGTCGGGTTGCACGACAGACAATTGCTGGCGGATAGAATGCAAGCTCTGCACGCTTTGTCGCATTGCTGgcacgttctcgtcgcttcgtcagCGTACATGCCTTCGGGGCAGCTCGCCCCGCACCTACCGCCGCTGAGAACCAAGTCGTCTGAGCAGCTGGTGCAGTCCGTCTCGCGAGAACCCGAACACGTTTCACAAGTCGAGTAGCACGGTTCGCagacgctttcgtcgaccTTGGGATGATGTTTCGCAGGGCAAACCGTTACGCACGTTGTCGTCATCTGATGGAAATAAGTTCCATTGCTACAGGATAAACAATCGGTTGCCAAACCGCCGTCGCAGTTGGCGCAGGCGGCGTTGCACGGCGCACACTTAcgcgccgtttcgtcgtagTACTGACGATTGGGGCAGTCTTTTGACGGCACGCATTGACCTTGGTTCAATTCCAAATTGTGCTCACAGCTGAGGCAATCGACTTCGTTGGGACCGAAACAATTGAAGCAAGAAGCGTGACACGTGCGACACGTCGTCTCCGCGGCGTACGTACGATTCGGACACGAGTCGAAACACGACGACCTATGGAGAAACTTTCCTTTCGAACACGTTAAGCAATTGGATTCGCCGCCAGCCGTGCAATTCTCGCACGCTTTCGAACAAAATCGACACACTCCGGCATCCGTCGCCGCGTACGTGCCGGACGGACAGTCGCGTCGACACGACGATTCGAATAGAAAAAACGGTTTTCGACACGCCgtgcaattcgtcgtctcgccgacgcAACGCTCgcaattgacgtcgtcgcattttGCGCACGTCCCGTCGACAGCAGTTACGTATCCAGTCGGgcaatcgtcgacgcatcGACGATCAAAGAGCAATAGTCCCTGTCGACACGAAGTGCAGTGCTCAGGTCCCCCCTGATCACAAGTGAGACACGTGTCGTCGCACTCGCCACACGACATATCGATGTCGTTCGCCCATTCCGACTCGGCGCACTCATCAACgcacgtcgaacgacgcagATAATACTCGTCGTAGCATTTCGTGCAGTCGTTTTCCGTCAATCCCGCGCACTCGGCGCACGGCGATCGACACAACGCGCACGCTTGCGTCGAGTTATCGCCGTACCATCCAGACGggcacgtcgacgcgcaACGGCCGTAAGATAGAAACTTCGGCGACGTGCACGACAAACAGTCGTACTCGGTCGGACCGTTACAACTCCGGCATCCCTTGTGACACGGCAAACATTTTCCGGCGTCTTCGTATTGCCCTTCGGGACAGAAAAAACGGCACGTCGAGTTCTCGAGAACGTAGAATTCGCGACAGGCGACGCAGCTATTCGGGCCCGCGCCGTCGCAACTTCCACAAGACTCGTCGCATTCCAAACACGTTTGCTCGGCAACGTCACCGTAG is a window from the Oscarella lobularis chromosome 10, ooOscLobu1.1, whole genome shotgun sequence genome containing:
- the LOC136191810 gene encoding proprotein convertase subtilisin/kexin type 5-like produces the protein MRIKRLRDTMPDAKLFAVFVAFYCSVAASELTYTNDWAVEIHGGPQMADRIARMRGFTNVGRVGTLDTFYHFKRLAHPRRSRRAAHEHTVRLVVDSNVRWVEQQVVRKRVKRDFKMPTDPLWSSQWYLLNVGQASGPKGLDHSVVPAWKEGYSGKGVVVSILDDGIELNHPDLKDNYDAKASHDYNSNDANPMPRYDYSNENRHGTRCAGEVAAAKNNVCGAGVAYNANIGGVRMLDGDVTDVVEGRSLSLQPQYIDIYSSSWGPDDDGRTVDGPARLARKAFADGVAKGRGGLGSIFVWASGNGGKSGDCCNCDGYTNSIYTLSISSATDTGGMPWYMEQCASTLASTYSSGGYSQKQIVTTDLHHKCTKGHTGTSASAPLAAGIFALALEANPKLTWRDMQHLTVRSCRLTDPRDRGWVTNGAGRKVSHKFGYGIINATALVKLAKTWTTVPPKGICEIGPKYINEEIKSSSATFKLTTNGCKGDKKEVRYLEHVQVRITLKSNRRGSVAFRLTSPSGTASQLLHFRVADSSSQGFSGWPFMTTHVWEENPDGEWTLEVQKKGSYTTARLVQWTLVLHGTKERPQRDEQRCHVECEGGCSGEEAYECNQCRHYRLNGDDGFARCVAACPDGLYGDEESKECLLCHSSCASCTGEMPTDCSNCPSNFTLSNGACIEGCPPGSFLATTRKNPASCLSCHSSCSTCSGANADQCLTCSPRLAKADGRCVEQCPDGTYLSSSSRGTKECCSCDATCAKCRGDEKTDCLACDKTRVWVEDTFECTPTCPDKYYQGFTDDGAPACRPCDANCETCEDSGPESCLSCATGLVFNDGRCLQSCPPGTYRETTDRCESCNSTCSSCSGPGSNDCDACRFPLAFHLGRCLDSCPVRFFKFRDGDEYVCKKCDASCDDCDGPSDDQCTSCQTPLFLSDSRCVDSCPQSYYGDVAEQTCLECDESCGSCDGAGPNSCVACREFYVLENSTCRFFCPEGQYEDAGKCLPCHKGCRSCNGPTEYDCLSCTSPKFLSYGRCASTCPSGWYGDNSTQACALCRSPCAECAGLTENDCTKCYDEYYLRRSTCVDECAESEWANDIDMSCGECDDTCLTCDQGGPEHCTSCRQGLLLFDRRCVDDCPTGYVTAVDGTCAKCDDVNCERCVGETTNCTACRKPFFLFESSCRRDCPSGTYAATDAGVCRFCSKACENCTAGGESNCLTCSKGKFLHRSSCFDSCPNRTYAAETTCRTCHASCFNCFGPNEVDCLSCEHNLELNQGQCVPSKDCPNRQYYDETARKCAPCNAACANCDGGLATDCLSCSNGTYFHQMTTTCVTVCPAKHHPKVDESVCEPCYSTCETCSGSRETDCTSCSDDLVLSGGRCGASCPEGMYADEATRTCQQCDKACRACILSASNCLSCNPTFVRDGPSCATSCSAGTWHDHSTHVCRPCSDACHTCYGASETCTSCADGKVLLTQSGECLTRCPDRYYVNRTAMRCDSCEAECLRCEVSEGDEMSDGDNDSRVACTKCADDLKVFNGSCVSSCPAQHYWLDVELDSCLPCHSSCESCEGDDADDCLSCADETAYLDGSHCVEHCQSGSYASSVDRRCRDCDARCAKCDGPTANECTECATRFFYFAQSTSCVDSCPDGYYDSADKTCRPCDESCSACRGPSSNACLKCVERLIKFDGQCVDRCPDGMYVEQVDDGRRCSPCHGSCLACDGPLETNCTKCLGNAVLVEKKCSSTCPGGFYSNETVHHNETTRKCKQCDESCQTCRGGGRDSCVSCKTKEILFDGSQCLTACPIGYYKEFRSCRKCHVDCRTCSGGGRQDCLACTADRVVYEGRCVSECKSNEYRAQDDSCRPCDSSCLSCNGDGPASCLSCQDARLFHKVTSRCLRCCSDKEIRSKSARCCDCSKSLHTTKCIVPSQIPGSATERADSRSSLETSPTEDKHRTSTPDKIGASSQPKRRYLIAVIGSVIGIAVIVLLIVVAKSSSRPGWCRKVTKYHPLTTDAEFSLSGDRSDDDEYEELNRAGDRL
- the LOC136191823 gene encoding heat shock factor-binding protein 1-like; amino-acid sequence: MSDDKGQAENVQDLSGFVQGLLQQMQDKFQTMSDQILGRMDDMSSRLDDLEKNIGELMKQAGVEEQSKAEEGANGDEATSS
- the LOC136191813 gene encoding furin-like protease kpc-1, coding for MRGDEPTLLPFLFFLICCAVAAIGANENAYFTNEWIVELDGGKEKADRLAEKYGYVNRGLIGSLESFFSFVRPSHPRRSKRSAHLLTRRLRAEPEVQWVEQQVGRKRVKREFSVPKDPLWPRQWYLRRPDGMDHNVMPVWKQGISGKDVVVSILDDGIEYTHPDIKDNYDDQASYDANDNDEDPFPRYTYSSYEENRHGTRCAGEVAATKNSICGVGVAFSSKIGGVRMLDGVITDSTEARSLGLNPQHVDIYSSSWGPDDDGATVDGPGRLTRQVLKDGVEKGRNGRGSIFVWASGNGGRDHDCCNCDGYTNSIYTLSISSATSSGVVPWYLESCSSTLASTFSSGNNPSKMISSTDLHGKCTTEHSGTSASAPLAAGLLALALEANPDLTWRDVQHIVVRSSRVVSPNGLDWTTNGVGRKVSHKFGYGIIDAASLVNHARLWTTVPSQHVCEVSERRRHSVPVAGLELRLSTDGCRGSDAEVRYLEHVQARVTIYANPRGSISIALTSPSGTRSQLLHYRPNDKSQAGFHEWPFMTTHNWGEDPAGIWTLSVEHKGARVNPELVDWTLVLYGTKEPVAFDDDADDDARRSSLSNSSRKTFLSTAGSTEMVTGSPLTEHCDCVFAVLLAVSLCGSFIVLVLLIVAIRSSHWNEEKKKQWNDAKITGKEAMELLKRKSPRGNDDDEEQEEDFNKDKHGITNA